The proteins below are encoded in one region of Carettochelys insculpta isolate YL-2023 chromosome 32, ASM3395843v1, whole genome shotgun sequence:
- the LOC142004528 gene encoding ribonuclease-like: MAPGGLFPLLLLPLVLLGAGLAQLTAPQSYWKFVAEHVDFPRTRPPPGQGYCDLVMERLSWMLSICKLSHTFLHASSRKLRSVCHPLAGICNRQECDSRRPISLTTCQLRSTPRPHRCLYTGVPQRRRVRLECRGGRPVRFIRVL; the protein is encoded by the coding sequence atggcccccgggggtctcttccccctgctcctgctgcccctcgtCCTGCTGGGCGccggcctggcccagctcacTGCACCCCAGAGCTACTGGAAGTTTGTTGCGGAGCACGTGGATTTCCCCCGgacccgccccccgcccggccagGGCTACTGTGACTTGGTGATGGAGCGCCTGAGCTGGATGCTCAGTATCTGCAAACTCAGCCACACCTTCCTCCACGCCAGCAGCCGCAAGCTGCGGTCCGTCTGCCACCCCCTAGCTGGGATCTGCAACCGGCAGGAGTGCGACAGCCGCAGGCCCATCTCCCTCACCACCTGCCAGCTCAGATCGACCCCCCGCCCGCACCGGTGCCTCTATACGGGTGTGCCCCAGCGCCGCAGGGTCCGGCTGGAGTGTCGCGGGGGGCGGCCCGTGCGCTTCATCAGAGTGCTGTAA